In Aquila chrysaetos chrysaetos chromosome 24, bAquChr1.4, whole genome shotgun sequence, the genomic stretch AAACGAGCTTCAGATTGGATCCAGATTGAGGTCCCTTTGTCTTTCAAGGGTTGTACTAAGCTAATTAAATGTGATCCCAACAAATAAACGCAGATCTCCCCATTACATTCAGGCCTGCCTTTCAGGCAGCACCGGGCGGCCCCTCGCCCCCGCCCGCTGCGCACAGGGTCCCCCTCATTGAGTCCCGGCCATTGAAAGCACTGCCAGGATTTCTTTTGTGCCGGGGGTCTCCGAGCcctttttccatcagaaaagaCCCCCAAACAGCAGCTCGGCCTTTGTGAGTTTGCAAGCAAACGCCAAAGAAAAGCCCCCTGAATGCTTTAATAAATGACACATTTAGCAACTTCGGAGGCGCCTGGCTCCTGCGGCAGCCGCAGGGGTGCAATgatccctcctgcccccctctTCCCTCCGGCTCCTGGGGCATttgcagcccgtggaggtgCGGGGGATGCGGCCAAAGCAGCTGACCGCCTCGGCTCCCAGCCCCGCTCTCGCCGCCGTTCCCCCTTCCCCCGGCGCTCGGCGGGGCGCACGGGGCAGGTGATGGGGTCGGCCCGTccgcgccgcgccggccccgggcACCAGGACGCCGGGCAGCGGGCAGGGCgcagcggggcggccggggaCGGGGAGCTTTTTTCTTCGGACCGCGCGTGCCCCTTCGCCTGGCGTTAGCGCCGGCAAATCCTAAATCGTCTTTAATGacacacaccacccccccaccccaccccggaTCGGGGGCTGCGCTGGACTTTTCTCAGCTCAACTAATATCTTTTTAATGACTTTGGGAGGGGGCAGAGCCCGGCTCTGCCCTAGAGCCTGGATTGCTCCAAACAGATgttggggcagagggagggggatGCTCTTCCCTGCCAGGGACTTTCTTCTAGAGTTCAAACGAGAGGGGAGCTTTCAATCACcgctaaaaatgtatttctcccCATTGAACAATGGGCTCCTTTCTGCGCCCGGGGGGACTCGGCTGCGATCGCGTTTCTGCTGCCGGGGAGGAGAAACCTCCGGTTTTAGGGCAGGAAAACTCAGCTCCGAAAGGGGCTCTTCCCTGCGCCGGGTATTTCGTAGCTCCGTATCCCgtctgccttcccctcccttacagaagaaaataataataataatattttttttaaaaaaaagatcgTAATAACGCAGAAATAATAATCATTTCGCGGCTGCAGCCGTTGCCCCGCCGCGCCCAGGAGCCGCCCGGAGATTTTTTGCGGTAAAGCCGGGCAGTTTGCAGGCTTAGAGAAACGAATATCGGCTGCCACCGgcccggggcagcggcggctCCGCGCCCCTTGCGCGCCCGCGGAGGCAGCGCCCGGGCCGGCTCCATCCCCCGCGCGTCCGTCAGCGGCGGCCCCACAAGagttaaattttaaagcaaatcaaatTCCCATTGGCCACTGTATATTATCTCAGCAGTCTTCATTTGATACCTCTTTAATACAGAAAGGAGCTTTTCAaaccccttttctctcttttctccccgCCACTCTTTAAGAGCAATAAATGTTCAACTGCAATAACTATAAATCAATCTCCGCTCTGTTCAAATCCTATTCATGCGAAGGGCTGGAAGAGGGGCGagagctccccccccccccccccccccccaaaaagcagctgctgggctcTAATCTCCTTTCTTGCACTGTCATTCACCCTCATTTTTCCTCCATCACCCCATCCCTGcaatcttttcttgttttgcttttcttttctctctttgctgcaTTATGATCCCATGTCTCCCCTCATCAGACCCCAACCTTGTCCAGATCCTGACCATCCCCTTGTAggctgtgaaagaaaagaagagtcCATGGATGTCAAATTGGTCTCAAAAAGACCATGAAAGATTGATTTGCTCcacttttcttctgcctgaCATTATTTCTGAGGGTCCTGAATGGGAAACCAGAAAGTCTGGGACTGGAATAAAGATGTTCTCTCTGTAAGGGGGAGACGGGGGGGAAAAATGCCCATTTACTCCTGGCCCATCAACcctgcaaaacagagcaaaagaaaagaggactGTGGCTATTCAAAGTCAGACCAATATGTACACCTCCCAACAATATGCCAATATACTGAGGGCTTCTCTATTAACACCCATGAATATTAAAGTGCTCACTAAACGCTCAGAAGGAACTTTGGGAATATACACATGAAAATACAAGCAGCATTGTGCGGGGCTCAGAACAATGGGGCGGCGATAATGGCCCTTCTCTATTAACAGCCATGAATATTAAACTTGTTTCCTCTTAAATGTTAAAAAGGAGGGATAGCTGCgatattaaaaaagagaaacgaggaggggggggacacacaccaaAGCACCTTCCTAGGACCGGGAAGAAGCTTTGGGAAACAGCTGGGGATATTTAAAACCACGCAGAaaatggaaggattttttttttcccacctttttccatcacatccccccccccccactccgaGCCCCCCGCACCCCCGAGCCCCCCGCAGCCGGGACCGGGGCTGCAACGCAGCCCGCACGGGAGCCGCGGGGTtttcaagagctttttttttttttttttttttttgtcccgGGATAACTTGAGGGTTGATGTgtttcctggggaaaaagaaaaaaaaaaaaaaagcagcaatccAAGGGGATCGTTTGCCTCGGCGGCCGGAGGAAGACGTGTGTTGTGTGTTGCTTTCCACCTGATGCGTTATATTTAGCAAAGCTGAAATACTCACACGCCACGGCGGCTGACGGCTCCTATAGTCAAagtccagaaaaacaaaataaacttatttttccgCATattaaaacccaaaccaaaccctggCAGGTTATTAACCTCCCCTTTCTAGGGCAGCGCTGCCTCTCGCCGGGCAAACACCCTCAGTAACCGCAGGTTTGGGTTGATTCCTGACATTTGCGCCTCTTCTTGATTGgtttaatagaaataattacaCCTGGGTTGTAACATCATTTTTGCCAGGCAGCCCTGCCAAGGGGAAGAGCTGCCCGACACGCTCACCCTATAAAATACCCACCCGGGGGCTGGCGTGGGCACGGTTTGGACTcagcggggctgcccgggggtTCGGAGCGCAGGAGCCGGCCTTTGAGTGCTTGAGGAATTTGGGGGCCcatctttcttccccccccccagccctttaCAGCCCCTCATCCCCATGAAAATCAAAAGAACAAGGCTAAGGAGAGGGCTCTAAGCTCCGACACAGCAGGATTGGGTTTAAATCCAGGAAAGATTAACCCTTTGCTGAGCCGGCAAAGCTGCGAGCCCTAAGGGAGGGGAGCACGGAATTTGTGGGGACAGCTCTGATGCCAccttcctggggggggggggggcaggggtggcTGCGGGGCTCCAAGAGgctcggcggggcgggggggtggcgTGGGCACCGTGGCTGATGGGGGAATATTTTTGGGTGCGGAGATGGGGATGCTGAGGCAGCAGAGCCCCGGAGGGAGTGCAGCCTCCCCCGGGTGAGGGTccggccctggggggggggcaggacacGGTTGCCGTTGCGGGGAGGTGGGCGATCCACTCCGGCCCCTTTGACCCGTGGGCAAAATTCCCGGCCCTTCTGGCCTTCCCCTGGGAAATGCGACGGGGATGCGGAGTTAGGAAACCGGCCGGGCTGAAGGTTGCAGCCGGGCGAGCCTGGCCCCGGGTGCAAGCGGGGACCAGCCTCGGGGGCGCGTACCCCGAttctccctccccatctctgTGATTGGGGACCCTCCCcgggatttggggggggggggacagcggCGGCTCGGAACCCGCTGGGGGAGCCCCGACCCGTTCCCCCGGGATCGCGGGGGCCAAATTCCACCgagcagctggggctggcggCGTCGGGGCCACCGATTTCGTTACggtgctgcagctgcccccAAACCACCGCGTTTCAGCCCCAAAAACGAGCGCGGGGGCCGGGAGGGGAACGGAGCCGGGCGGGACCGTGCCCGAGGGTGCGCCCCGTCCGTGGGACAGCGGCGTAGGCATTTCTGCCCGTttcgttgggtttttttttttttttttccaccctggCCGGGGGCAGGTGCCTGGATTTGCCTTTGCCTGGGccggggggtgcggggggcCGAGCCGGTGAGTGTGtacgtgtgtgtatgtatatgcatgtgtgtgtatgtatgtatgtgtgtgtgtgtatatgcgtgtgtgtgtgctcgCCgtgtccctccctccctccagccaccccacccccggggaggggagggaaggaggaggaggaggaggggggggggctccgACGGCTCGCCTCGCTCCGGCAGCCCCAGTCTCTCCGCCAACGTCAGGGAGGTCATTAATAACCAATTAGGAGGGTCAATGAAGCTCATATATAGCCGGGCGGGAGCCACCGAGCGGCACGgagcccggcccgccgcccgcgccccgccgagcccggcccgcccgccgccgccttcgCCCCCATGATGGGCTCGGTGCTGCCCGCCGAAGCCCTGGTGCTCAAGCCCGGGCTGAAGCCTCAGGGGCTCTCGCTGGCCGAGGTGATCACCTCCGACATCCTGCACAGCTTCCTCTACGGCCGCTGGAGAAACGTCCTGGGCGAGCAGCTCTTCGAGGAGAAGAGCAGCCCCAAGACCGCCTTCACGGCCGAGGTCCTGGCTCAGTCCTTCTCCGGAGGTGAGTGGCGGCACCGGAcaaccttccccccccccccccccacgacCACCACCACCGgacaccccccacccaccccaccatCGGCCCCGGGACGGGCCCCCGGTACCCGGCGGCGGGATGCGGCTCCCGGCGCCCCGCTCTCCCCAGGCGTGTAATAGCAGTTGACTGGGGAAGAAGGGCTTTAAATTCATTTGGTTAACTTGGGCTTGACCTGAGAAAGTTCCCACTTAAACCgcgggctggggagggggccgggggggggccggggccgccccgcatTCAGCCGTCCGGGACAATCTCTTTTCTCTCGCCCCGGCATCGCCGGGGCGTCCCGGctcccttttccccctctcGGATTTCTGTTCCTCTCTTAATTTACCATGAAGGCTAATTCCATTTCCATTCACGATATGTCAACCATCTCATCTCCCCATTTTGTAAGAGGAATTCCTGGGCCCTTTTAAACAAGCCCTTGCGCCATTCAGGCACAATGTACCGCTACAGCATTCCTAAAGGACTAATGAATTTAGAATTAGCAATTTCTTTCTAGTTGAGTTTAATGAATGCAGATCACTTTAACAGCATGACAAATTGCTGGATGGGCCGAAATAGACACCATTTAACCTCCTTTCTCAGCCCCGCTCCCTCGCCCAGCCCGGGCTGCTTTTCCCAGGTACCTCCTCAATGCCCCGGGGGGAACCTTGTACCGCTTTGTAGGAGCCCGGTTGGGCGTTTAAATGGCTCAGCCCCGGGATTTGGGCTGGCACCGGGGAGGggtccccgctgccccccccccctccccgggctccCCGGCGCGCCCCCGGCCCTTCCCCGCTGCCAgcccggggagcggcggggcgggcggggggccgAAGGCGGCGGGTCCCTTTTCCGAGCCCTCTCCCGCCTCCCGCAGAGGTGCAGAAGCTGTCCAGCCTGGTGCTGCCGTCGGAAGTGATCATCGCCCAGAGTTCCATCCCCGGGGAAGGGCTCGGCATCTTCTCCAAGACCTGGATCAAGGCCGGCACCGAGATGGGACCGTTCACGGGCAGGGTCATCTCGCCGGAGCATGTGGACCTGTGCAAGAACAACAACCTCATGTGGGAGGTAACAACCCCCTGCCCCCGGACCCCCAGACCCGGCTGGCCCGGCGAGACGCAGGGATGGGGTGCCTGGGGGCCGGGGGCTTTGTCCTGTGCTTGTGTGCCGTCAGGCACCCtccccctgcctcagtttccccgtTCGTGCAAAGATCTGGCTTCCTCCAGGGCGGGTGGGTTTAGGAGACCcttggggcaggagaagggcaaGGCTTCACCCCTCGGGGCGCAGCCAGCTCTCGGAGGAGCCCCGAAATGCTGTTGCTCGTGTCCCATGCAGCAGGATcgcaccctgccctgccctttcCCGTCGTGGTGAAACACCCGGCGGGCAGCTGCCCGCTCAGCGTGCCGAGGGCGAAAccagctctgccctgtcccCCGCTTTGTCCCAGCCCCGGTGCGGGTAACCCCGAGTGAAGCCGTGGGGTTTGGGGGACCTGAGCTGCCAGGACATCACGCATTAATGCCTGGCTAGTAAAGGGAGGTTTTCCTcgtatttttttgttttgctgagtgTCAGACTTgcacttttaaattattattaattattattttttattattattataattttatgcCTAATGGAAACTTCCCTCGCCTTTCCTGCCACCCTGCAAAGCATCTTTCCCCCGAGGGCCAGGTCTGGCAGgcaccttcctcctccacccagGGATGCCCTGCTCCTGTGGGCAGCTGCAGGGTGCTGAATATCCCCtttggggctgagctgctggtggGGCTCTGCCGAGAAGGGGGATTGAGGCAGGGTTATTCAGGTGGGCATGGGCCAGCGGCATGCCCAGTGGGCATGGGGCACCGGCATGGGCCGGTGGGGCCAGCCGTGCCCACCCAGTGAGAGCAGGGCACCCTTCCTCAGCCCCGCTGTGTTCCAGCACCATGAGCAGGAAGGGTTCAGGCATTTCCCGGCCGCTGGCATGATCTCAGCTCCGAGGCCATGCTGGCTTTGAGCTTGTCCCCGGCTGGGGACTTTATCCCAGAGGCAGGAGGTGGAGGGGCTCGGTCCATTGTGGGCAGCATCGTTACCAGCTgctctctccccctcccaggTCTTTAATGAAGACGGCACGGTGCGGTACTTCATCGATGCCAGCCAGGAGGACCACCGCAGCTGGATGACCTACATCAAATGTGCACGGAATGAGCAGGAGCAGAACCTGGAGGTGGTCCAGATTGGGAACAGCATCTTCTACAAGGCAATTGAGGTAAGCGGGGCCGGGAGCCAGCCGAGCAGTCacaggaggggagcagggtgctgggatCTCCCACCCCATAGACCCTCAGTTCTTTGGGCTGTTGCTGGGGCGTCTGTGGGAGCACAGGGTGGCTTTGCTGTCCCCTGCACCCAGACCTGCTGGGACAGGTAGGCACCTGCAGGTAGCCATTGCACGGGCTTCATGGAGAAGCAAAGGgcccttctcttctctgtcccCTTTTGGTGGGCTCATGGGGTGATGTGCACTAAGCAGAGGGAGAGCGAATGCTGCCCAAGCTTCTTTTGGGGTGTAAAGCATGAAAAGACCTGTAATCCTGGCCCAGCCGGGGCTTCAGGCAGGAGCAGGGTTTTGACGCTGTCTtgaaaaatgggattttgtGCAGAACCTGCTTCTCTGTAGCATGGAaaagtttgggggtttctgTGAAACCCAGGTGCTGAATGCAGGCTGCACCTGACTCTGCGCAGCTTTTGCCCGGGGTCACAAGCAGCTCTGGCTGTAAAACAGAGAGCGAGAGGAGGATCGGTGCTGCGGGAGccgggcagggagctgcagagcgGGCAGGGTGCGGCGCTGGCGCAGCCGAGCCTCCGGCTGTCTGCAGCGGGGCTGCGGGGAAGGGACTCATCCTGCCTGGCTCATCCACCCGCTCCCGTATGAAGCGCTGGTGGGTGCTGGCTCGGcgggggagcaggggcaggagctgggtcCCAGGGGCATCCCAGGGCACAGGCTGCCGTGCTGTGGGGTGAAGGCTGGAGGTACCCACAGCTCcctgtgggagatgctgggatgGAGGTGGGTGTCTGGCTCGCTGCCATTATTGATGCCATGTGCATACAAGTCACACAGTGCCAGCGGTGTGATGGCAGGGTCCAGCCCTGCTTGTGTACAGAGTCCCCATAACCCGATGCTGCTGCAGGTGGAGGAAGGTGGTAGCTTGGAGAGGTGTCCCTGTGCAGCTGCTTCAGCTTAGAGTCGCGAGAGGGGAACATCTCCCATTCCATCCCAGACCGGCACTGTGGGACTGTCCCCCTCTCCCATATCGGGTCCAGAGTCTCACACGCTCAGCAGCGTGGGCTCCCGCGGCTGCTCGCAGCTGGGAGAGGGTCTTAGCTGGGAAAGAGCGCAAGTGCCCGCTGGTTCCGTGGGCAAGGGCAGCTCCCTGGGTCTATCCGGGCTCCTGCGCTGGCTTACAGAGGAGCAGATGCTTAAATGCTCCACAGCACAGGACCACGGCTCAATCCTGCATTGAGCCAGCATCAGGGCTGGGTTTGGAATTGCTGCGGGGGGGTGGGAAAGGCGAGTGGGTGGGTAAGAAGAGAACaggtattttcttctgctgtgggAGAGCCCTGTGTGCCTACTCAGGGCTCTGCCGCCTTTCCTCGTGCAGCGCTGCAAGAGCCCCAAGGGCTTCTGTGCTGCTCTCCCCATCCTGGACAGCCCTCCGTAAGCTTCAGCTGTACCCAGTTTTAAGACCTGATACTCTTgtgggcagccctgcctgttATGACAGCAgcttaattgctttttattactGTTCTTAAATTAtgcaaagcagtaaaataatcCCAGTTAGCCGTGGTGTAATTAGGAATACAGCCGTGTTTCTCACAccttgtgtgtgtgcatggacGATGGGGCAGGTGAGCTGATATTTGGGGAGGTGTGTGTAGACGCCCCGGACAGTCACAGTCAATCTGCAGGCTTGCTCCCGGGGTTGAAGCAGCGAGCGCCAGAGCAGGATGAGTTTAATTCCCTCGATACAAACAGCAAAGTTGAGATGTTGAGAGCGCTGAACCCTGAGGGCTGGGGAGGTGAAGGTGGGGATGGAGGGTGCCTGCTATCACACTGCCGCATGCTCCCTGGGCATGGCAGGCGTCTGGCAGTGCTCCCACTGCCGCCGGGTCACCGTGGGTCCCTCTGTGCTGGGAGGAGCAGAAGGGGCCGGGGCTTTTTGTGTGAGAGTGCGAGGAAGGGAAGCATGGAGGGTGTGAGGAGCTGGGTCACAACTGGGCACGACAGGTCGAGGATCTGCATCTTCCGTGGGCTCCCCATTCCCACCTGTGTGACACgcgtgcatgcacacacacgtgtaGTCTAAAACCGATCGCTTGTTCAAACTCATTGGGGTTTGTGCACccaacaagaaaaggaaaagcaagagaggATTTGCGTTTTGTGGTTCTCTCTCCACTCGTTAATCCCTTAGTGCGGAGCCATGGGCACACAAATGCAGCATCTTGGACCCGAGCGAGGTCCCCCCTTGTCACCCACCGCTCCTGCCTTGTCACCTCCCTCACCACAAATCCTGGACCGAGAGCGCAGCATCAGCCCGAGACC encodes the following:
- the PRDM12 gene encoding PR domain zinc finger protein 12, producing MMGSVLPAEALVLKPGLKPQGLSLAEVITSDILHSFLYGRWRNVLGEQLFEEKSSPKTAFTAEVLAQSFSGEVQKLSSLVLPSEVIIAQSSIPGEGLGIFSKTWIKAGTEMGPFTGRVISPEHVDLCKNNNLMWEVFNEDGTVRYFIDASQEDHRSWMTYIKCARNEQEQNLEVVQIGNSIFYKAIEMIPPDQELLVWYGNSHNTFLGIPGVPGLEEEQKKNKHEDFHAVETGASTTGRMRCVICHRGFNSRSNLRSHMRIHTLDKPFVCRFCNRRFSQSSTLRNHVRLHTGERPYKCQVCQSAYSQLAGLRAHQKSARHRPPNASLQAHSPALPVPHPASLAHHIPTMVL